The proteins below are encoded in one region of Ereboglobus luteus:
- a CDS encoding NAD(P)H-dependent glycerol-3-phosphate dehydrogenase has product MNFAVIGAGAWGTAFAIHLSRLGHPATLVPRRFEQALALASGHENTEHLPGVEIPSSVQIGHELTPVLMEAEVVLLACPAQALRETCGRIQKNRAHATQLRFVISLAKGVETGTHLRPSEIINATIPGVRAGILSGPTNAGEVALGKLAAMVLATARACSDTAEIQAAISGPNLRVYTSDDIVGVELGGALKNVYAIAAGVCDGLRRGDNVKAALLTRALAEMIRVGQALGARPETFYGLSGFGDLIATSYGSWSRNRTFGQHLAEGRTAGEIISTSHSVIEGYRTAQSLAGLCAERGIDTPVLNEIHAVLFKQKPLDQTITDLMGRNLKAE; this is encoded by the coding sequence ATGAATTTTGCCGTCATCGGCGCCGGTGCCTGGGGCACTGCGTTTGCCATCCATCTCAGCCGACTCGGACATCCGGCCACTCTGGTGCCGCGTCGTTTTGAACAAGCGCTCGCGCTCGCATCCGGGCACGAGAACACCGAGCATCTGCCGGGCGTCGAAATCCCGTCCAGTGTGCAGATCGGCCACGAGCTCACCCCCGTGCTCATGGAAGCCGAGGTTGTGCTCCTCGCCTGTCCCGCCCAAGCGCTTCGCGAAACATGTGGGCGCATCCAGAAAAACCGTGCGCACGCCACGCAACTCCGCTTCGTCATCAGCCTCGCCAAGGGCGTTGAAACCGGCACTCATCTGCGCCCCTCCGAAATCATCAACGCCACAATCCCCGGCGTTCGCGCCGGCATCCTCTCCGGCCCCACCAACGCCGGGGAGGTCGCCCTCGGCAAACTTGCCGCCATGGTGCTCGCCACCGCGCGCGCCTGCAGTGACACCGCTGAAATCCAGGCCGCCATCAGCGGCCCCAACCTGCGCGTTTACACGAGCGACGACATCGTCGGTGTCGAACTCGGCGGCGCGCTCAAAAATGTCTATGCCATCGCCGCCGGCGTGTGCGACGGGCTCCGCCGCGGCGACAACGTCAAGGCCGCGCTCCTCACCCGCGCCCTCGCCGAAATGATCCGCGTCGGCCAGGCCCTCGGCGCGCGCCCCGAAACCTTCTACGGCCTGAGCGGATTCGGCGATCTCATCGCCACCAGTTACGGCTCATGGAGTCGCAACCGCACCTTCGGGCAGCACCTCGCCGAGGGGCGCACGGCTGGGGAAATTATTTCGACGAGCCACAGCGTCATCGAAGGTTACAGAACCGCGCAATCACTCGCCGGCCTCTGCGCCGAACGCGGCATCGACACTCCCGTGCTCAATGAAATTCACGCCGTGCTTTTTAAGCAAAAACCGCTCGATCAAACCATCACCGATCTCATGGGCCGCAATCTCAAGGCCGAATGA
- a CDS encoding glycoside hydrolase family 88 protein → MTLRNALLIPVVSAVLAIPAFAQKADGKTEQLVRENFDVAAQQYTKLLQSMADVAEKNRQPRRFENGKLVTIRPRDWTSGFFPGSLWLLHEYTGDAKWRDAAREYTARLESIKDYKGTHDLGFMIGCSYGNGLRLTSDASYRDIMLKGAESLASRFNPCAGVIRSWDHGYWTFPVIIDNMMNLEFLFWASRESGNPRYREIAISHAQTTLANHFREDGSSYHVVDYDPGTGKVLFRHTKQGYAHWSPWARGQAWGLYGFTMMYRETRNPAYLEQAQRIALFILHHNRLPKDKIPYWDFDAPDIPNAPRDASAAAIIASALIELSDYTTDAKFSKWYLDTARKQLLSLSSPAYRAKVGENGGFILMHSVGHLPGNSEIDVPLNYADYYFLEALLRYRAKMSGKPAVPAPAN, encoded by the coding sequence ATGACACTCCGAAACGCCCTCCTCATCCCCGTTGTCAGTGCTGTTTTGGCCATTCCGGCCTTCGCCCAAAAAGCCGACGGCAAAACCGAGCAACTCGTGCGCGAAAACTTCGACGTCGCCGCGCAACAATACACAAAACTCCTCCAGTCGATGGCCGATGTCGCCGAGAAAAACCGCCAGCCCCGCAGGTTCGAAAACGGCAAGCTCGTAACGATCCGCCCGCGCGACTGGACCAGCGGCTTTTTCCCCGGCTCGCTCTGGCTCCTTCACGAATACACCGGCGACGCAAAATGGCGCGACGCCGCCCGCGAATACACCGCGCGCCTCGAAAGCATCAAGGACTACAAGGGCACGCACGATCTCGGGTTCATGATCGGTTGCAGTTACGGAAACGGTCTCCGGCTCACCAGCGACGCCTCCTACCGCGACATCATGCTCAAAGGCGCCGAGTCGCTCGCCAGTCGCTTCAATCCCTGTGCCGGTGTCATCCGTTCGTGGGATCACGGCTACTGGACGTTCCCCGTCATCATCGACAACATGATGAATCTCGAATTTCTTTTCTGGGCCTCGCGCGAGTCCGGCAATCCACGCTACCGCGAAATCGCAATCAGCCACGCGCAGACCACGCTCGCCAACCATTTCCGCGAGGACGGCAGCAGCTATCACGTCGTCGATTACGATCCGGGCACCGGCAAGGTTTTGTTCCGCCACACCAAGCAAGGTTACGCCCACTGGTCGCCATGGGCGCGCGGCCAGGCGTGGGGACTCTACGGGTTCACCATGATGTATCGCGAAACGCGCAATCCCGCCTACCTCGAGCAAGCGCAACGAATCGCCTTGTTCATCCTCCATCACAACAGGCTCCCGAAGGACAAAATTCCCTACTGGGATTTCGACGCGCCCGACATTCCGAACGCGCCGCGCGACGCGTCCGCCGCCGCGATCATCGCCTCCGCGCTCATCGAGTTGAGCGACTACACGACCGACGCCAAGTTCTCCAAGTGGTATCTCGACACCGCGCGCAAGCAGCTCCTCTCGCTTTCCTCTCCCGCCTATCGCGCCAAGGTCGGTGAAAACGGCGGCTTCATCCTGATGCACTCGGTCGGCCATCTTCCCGGCAATAGCGAAATCGACGTGCCGCTCAACTACGCCGACTACTATTTCCTCGAGGCGCTCCTTCGCTACCGCGCCAAGATGTCCGGCAAGCCCGCCGTTCCCGCGCCCGCAAATTAA